ATCTCCACCGTATGTAACACCTGTAATCACACTGCGGGCGAGTATGTCGATTTACCATTCGCGAAATCATGGTATCTCAGTAATGACAAGGCGGACAGCTACACGCAATATTATCCTATCACAGCAACTACGAAGATTCCCCTGCGATATATGGGTGAACTTTCGAATATTGAGTTTCAGGGATATGTATGTGAATTTTGGTTCGGACCTGCAGGTGATACAATTTACCATTTTCACAAACCGCACCCCAAGCCAATAGCTAAGCTTGGGGTGAGTAGGATGAAAATCCATCAGAAGAAAATTGATCCCGGTTTCGTTTTTCTCTTCTTTTCTTCTGATAACCCAGAATGGCAGCGGGTTACATTCAATTCGACTCGATCTCATTTTAGGGACATTGATATTCACGCTCCTCAGGTTCAGAACGAGCGTGACATGATGCTCTTTAGACAAATTCCCCGAGAACGACTCTTGCTTTCGGAGAAATTATGGGCAATGATTGGTCAACAGCATAGCATAGACACTATAATTGACCTTGTGGCAGAGCAACGATTTATGTGCAAGTTAGCATTGGGCTTAGGTGACCTATTCCTTAAGCCAAGCTTTGCTCAGAGTGAACAGGCTGCTTTATTGCGATGTGGAATGTGGGAGAGGAACCTTCAAAAGGCCGAATCCTTGGATATTCGAGGAATTGGATTTTTCGATACTAGAAACGCAGACAATCAACTTCATAACATGTTGTCATGGCCCTATGGTCATGTCATCGGTCTTGTAGCTATACCCAACGCAGGAGTGATGCTATATTCTACATTTTACGGAGTGCACAATTCAACCACATGGCTTTCCTTAGACCAAGAGCATTGGAAGCCTGAACTTGGGCATGGCATCTTTTATCTTATGGTGCCTTACCAGAAAACTTGCATAGGGCCCTTCCGATATGAAGATTACCTGTTTCACAACACCGGAGTGAGAAGGATTCCTGAAATTGAAAAATTAGAAGAGAAATTGGAAGCAGTTGTACAACCTCCAAAGCGAATCGCCATTCGTTAAGCACACTAAACACGATGGATGTACTACTTCCTACCATGTCCTTTTATCTTGATACATCTGCCTTCAACTGTTTGGTTGATAAATTCTCAGGTGCAAAAGAAGCATTTGCAACTAGAGAGCACCTGCGAAAATCCAACAAGATTTGGATAGTATCACCATTGAACTTCTATGAGATTTTTTCCAATAGCGACCCTCATCGAAGAGAGATTCTCATTGCTCGACTATCACAACTTCTGCCCAGCCCGGGAATGATTTACAGTTCCCCGACCAGAATACTGCTAGGTCAGGTTCTGAATTTCCATCACCCTTTAACTGAATATGAAGACAACATCAATCAGGCATGGTTCTCCATTGTGAAAGATGACCGGAAGACCTTCATTTACGACTTTGATGTATGGCTTGAAAGGACTCGATACCAGAACTCTTTGCATAAAGTGATTAAATGGATTGGGTGCAACTACGAGCTAACCTCAACAGACGGGACTACAGAGGATATTGCCCTTTCAATTTATGCCGCTATCAAGACCGTAAATCCATCAGATTTTTTCCTTCAACAGAAACATGGTGAGAAGTTGTTTTATTTGAAGGTACTCGTAATTTTCTGTGTTTTCTGTTTGGGTGTTGAACCTGAGAATAAACTACTGGAAACCTTTTGGAACAGGCATGCCCCAAGTTTGAACACCTTTGAACGACTTCACCATGTTTTTGAGAAGTACCCTGATGAACTGTTCACGTCTGACGAGATTGACTTGATGGCTCATTTTCTCCTATACCATCAGGTTGAACATGTAAAAAAGGTTGATCGGGGAACTTTCCGAGATGCCCTTCATTTGCTCTATTCACAACATGCGTACAACTTCGTGACCTCTGATGGTGCG
This DNA window, taken from Flavobacteriales bacterium, encodes the following:
- a CDS encoding HNH endonuclease, giving the protein MPYCLYCGKTKESSAFTSREHVIPKTLDGNFNGRNPFIISTVCNTCNHTAGEYVDLPFAKSWYLSNDKADSYTQYYPITATTKIPLRYMGELSNIEFQGYVCEFWFGPAGDTIYHFHKPHPKPIAKLGVSRMKIHQKKIDPGFVFLFFSSDNPEWQRVTFNSTRSHFRDIDIHAPQVQNERDMMLFRQIPRERLLLSEKLWAMIGQQHSIDTIIDLVAEQRFMCKLALGLGDLFLKPSFAQSEQAALLRCGMWERNLQKAESLDIRGIGFFDTRNADNQLHNMLSWPYGHVIGLVAIPNAGVMLYSTFYGVHNSTTWLSLDQEHWKPELGHGIFYLMVPYQKTCIGPFRYEDYLFHNTGVRRIPEIEKLEEKLEAVVQPPKRIAIR